The Colletotrichum higginsianum IMI 349063 chromosome 2, whole genome shotgun sequence genome has a segment encoding these proteins:
- a CDS encoding Prephenate dehydrogenase produces MRFFWTSCRIMACDQEEKYESLKEEFSGNNNIQICRNGHYVSRASDYIIYSVEAATIDRVIAQYGPSTKLGAIVGGQTSCKAPEIAAFERHLPTDVEIVSCHSLHGPNVDPRNQPLVIIAHRASAASVAKVETVLSVLGSKHVYLTALEHDRITADTQAVTHAAFLSMGKAWHANTQFPWEMSRYVGGVENVKINIMLRIYSQKWHVYAGLAILNPEARKQISQFARSVTDLYKLMLEGNAAALRARVLAAKEKVFGHEGSPKWADRPLLNPDLLERFSLGKKEDQTGPPRANNHLSLLAMVDCWAQLGIVPYDHMICSTPLFRLWLGVAEHLFRSRELLDDALRTAVEDHTYRSDDLEFTFAARGWAECVSLGHFETWKNRFETTQEFFQPRFKDAVAVGNAMMKAVLESTKD; encoded by the exons ATGCGATTCTTCTG GACTTCCTGCAGGATCATGGCGTGTGACCAGGAGGAAAAGTACGAGAGCCTGAAAGAAGAGTTCTCTGGAAAT AACAATATACAAATCTGCCGCAATGGCCACTACGTCTCCCGCGCCAGCGATTACATCATCTACAGCGTTGAAGCTGCCACCATTGACCGCGTGATCGCTCAATACGGCCCAT CAACCAAGCTCGGGGCCATAGTTGGCGGCCAAACATCGTGCAAGGCCCCCGAGATCGCCGCCTTCGAGCGCCACCTCCCGACCGACGTCGAGATTGTCTCGTGCCACTCTCTCCACGGCCCCAATGTCGACCCGCGAAACCAGCcgctcgtcatcatcgcccaccgcgcgtcggccgcctccgtcgccaaggtcgagacCGTCCTCTCGGTCCTCGGCTCCAAGCACGTCTACCTCACGGCCCTAGAGCACGATCGCATCACGGCCGACACCCAGGCCGTCACGCACGCGGCGTTCCTCTCCATGGGCAAGGCGTGGCACGCCAACACGCAGTTCCCGTGGGAGATGTCGCGctacgtcggcggcgtcgagaatGTCAAGATCAACATCATGCTGCGTATCTACTCGCAAAAGTGGCATGTctacgccggcctcgccatcctcaacCCGGAGGCCCGCAAGCAGATATCCCAGTTCGCCCGCTCCGTGACGGACCTCTACAAGCTCATGCTCGAGGGCAACGCCGCGGCcctgcgcgcgcgcgtgctcgcggccaaggagaaggtcTTTGGCCACGAGGGCAGCCCCAAGTGGGCGGACCGGCCGCTCCTCAACCCGGACCTGCTCGAGCGCTTCTCCctcggcaagaaggaggaccAGACGGGCCCGCCGCGCGCCAACAACCACCTGAGCCTGCTGGCCATGGTCGACTGCTGGGCGCAGCTGGGCATCGTGCCGTACGACCACATGATatgctcgacgccgctgTTCCGCCTGtggctcggcgtcgccgagcacCTGTTCCGCAGCCgcgagctgctcgacgacgcgctgcggaccgccgtcgaggaccaCACGTACCGATCCGACGACCTCGAGTTCACGTTTGCGGCGCGGGGCTGGGCCGAGTGCGTCTCGCTGGGCCACTTCGAGACGTGGAAGAACCGGTTCGAGACGACGCAGGAGTTCTTCCAGCCGCGcttcaaggacgccgtcgccgtgggCAACGCCATGATGAAGGCCGTGCTGGAGAGTACCAAGGATTGA
- a CDS encoding Alkaline phosphatase → MQSTDMDTRPVLINQDKTRVKSQTLTPTNIINKLLARPRRFPSEIMANIPANPQSSSERTPLIPDRREAGDDDNAADATSPPPGSSRLREIILFVWALLATAAVVVLAVWTQHRGQTRFDPPADAKRNLIFMVSDGMGPASLSLTRSFRQHVEGLPEGDVLTLDRHFWGSSRTRSSNSLVTDSAAGATAFSCGKKSYNGAISVLPDYEPCGTVLEAAKRAGFMTGLVVTTDITDATPACFASHVITRAMNDDIALQEVGDGPLGRVVDIMLGGGRCHFLPNGTEGSCRLDDTDVVARAQEKFGWTYAGDRKAFDALEGGEKVNFPTFGLFAPGDIPFEIDRRNMSDVYPSLSEMAATALRALEKATENSDQGFFLMIEGSRIDHAGHINDPAAQVREVLEYDKAFKLVSDFVKDSKTESLLVATSDHETGGLATALQEPGHLPVYNWYPKALAKATASAEHLSKKFIQHVASSRSQNKDELKAWVNKKLVVPGLGIEDAHPAELQALVDHPEASVLTFAAMISLRAHVGWSTHGHTALDVNVYSTGGDEAQEIRGNIENTEIGKFLRGYLNVDVDAITEELKEKMNKKQLGVMSVDMQQMPALAEDPNAWSRSQEYAHLSKAGAA, encoded by the exons ATGCAGAGTACAGATATGGATACCCGCCCCGTCCTTATCAACCAGGACAAGACAAGAGTCAAGAGTCAG ACTCTTACTCCAACAAACATCATCAACAAGCTTCTCGCGCGCCCGCGTCGTTTCCCCTCCGAAATCATGGCTAACATCCCCGCGAATCCACAGTCCTCCTCCGAACGGACGCCCCTCATCCCCGACCGCCGCGAGGccggtgacgacgacaatgCCGCGGACGCTACCTCCCCGCCGCCTGGCTCCTCGCGGCTCCGCGAGATAATCCTCTTCGTCTGGGCTCTCCTCGCCACCGCTGCCGTTgttgtcctcgccgtctGGACTCAACACCGCGGCCAGACGCGCTTCGACCCCCCCGCTGACGCGAAGCGCAACCTGATCTTCATGGTCTCTGACGGCATGGGGCCCGCCTCGCTCTCCCTCACTCGCAGCTTCCGTCAGCACGTCGAGGGCCTCCCCGAGGGCGATGTCCTCACTCTCGACCGCCACTTCTGGGGCTCCAGCCGCACCCGCTCCTCGAACTCGCTCGTCACTGacagcgccgccggcgccactGCCTTCTCTTGCGGAAAGAAGAGCTACAATGGCGCCATCTCCGTACTCCCCGACTACGAGCCCTGCGGcaccgtcctcgaggccgccaagcGCGCCGGCTTCATGACGGGCTTGGTCGTCACCACCGACATTACCGACGCGACACCCGCCTGCTTCGCCAGCCACGTCATCACCCGCGCCATGAACGACGATATTGCCCTGCAggaggtcggcgatggccCGCTCGGCAGGGTCGTGGACATcatgctcggcggcggtcgcTGCCATTTCCTCCCCAACGGCACCGAGGGCAGCTGCAGGCTCGACGACACTGACGTCGTCGCCAGGGCTCAAGAGAAGTTTGGCTGGACCTATGCCGGCGATCGCAAGGCCTTTGACGCtcttgagggcggcgagaaggTCAACTTCCCGACCTTCGGCCTGTTCGCCCCCGGCGACATCCCCTTTGAGATCGACCGCCGCAACATGAGCGATGTCTACCCCAGCCTGAGCGAGATGGCCGCGACGGCGCTACGCGCTCTCGAGAAGGCGACGGAGAACAGCGACCAAGGCTTCTTCCTGATGATTGAGGGCAGCCGAATCGACCACGCCGGCCACATCAACGATCCCGCCGCCCAGGTTcgcgaggtcctcgagtACGACAAGGCCTTCAAGCTCGTCTCGGACTTTGTCAAGGACAGCAAGACCGAATCCCTTTTGGTGGCCACCAGCGACCACGAGACCGGTGGCCTCGCGACTGCCCTGC AAGAGCCCGGTCACCTGCCAGTCTACAACTGGTACCCCAAGGCGCTCGCAAAAgccaccgcctccgccgaACATCTCTCAAAGAAATTCATCCAGCACGTCGCCAGTAGCAGGTCCCAAAACAAGGACGAGCTCAAGGCCTGGGTCAACAAGAAGCTCGTTGTCCCTGGCTTGGGCATCGAGGACGCTCACCCGGCGGAGCTCCAGGCGCTCGTCGACCACCCTGAGGCCTCGGTCCTGACCTTTGCCGCCATGATCAGCCTCCGCGCGCACGTAGGTTGGAGCACCCACGGCCACACGGCGCTCGACGTCAACGTGTACagcaccggcggcgacgaggcccaggaGATCCGTGGCAATATCGAGAACACCGAGATTGGCAAGTTCCTGCGCGGGTACCTAaacgtcgacgtcgatgccATCACAgaggagctgaaggagaagatgaaCAAGAAGCAATTGGGCGTCATGAGTGTGGACATGCAGCAGATGCCGGCCCTAGCCGAGGACCCTAACGCGTGGAGTCGGAGCCAAGAGTACGCTCACCTATCGAAGGCTGGCGCGGCCTGA
- a CDS encoding DNA repair protein rad9: MAILNFTLSEDGVAALRDVLTCMNKFSDDVSLEAKKDKLILTALNQSKSAYSCFTFATNRFCSRYQFEGSAQYREKFYCTLHIRSLASIFRSRVGGDQQRDREKESTIDRCDVAIEDGPGVKSRLIVKLVFRNGVTSTHRLPFEVSVPVHAKFDRDEALHHWTIPSRTLRQLMEHFGPGVELLDINSDGEHVNFTCFTEKTTNGDEVLKKPLHTSIAIEVDEFEDIEVEDKLRIVISVKDFRAIIQHAGITGNHLSARYSSPARPIQFTYPGDGISCEFLLMTVGERGNPAQKTKKGKANAANVAPRQQLEAASRRQSAAPSEVPQPIEQPPAQSMPPPLPAASAAKSSVAARTSLFDLRPSQRPPPATMRSEGLFVDNDQEWEPVRDEEDEDAEESARLEWDHSNQPNPSAMHLGRAVAEENGEYNPTPASSAGLEPTQRLSDVRRLGLFYQGP, encoded by the exons ATGGCCATCCTCAACTTCACCCTCAGCGAAGATGGCGTCGCTGCCCTCCGTGATGTCCTGACCTGCATGAACAAGTTCAGCGACGACGTCtccctcgaggccaagaaagACAAG TTGATTCTCACGGCGCTCAACCAATCCAAATCGGCATACTCCTGCTTCACCTTCGCGACGAACCGCTTCTGCTCCCGCTACCAATTCGAGGGCAGCGCGCAGTACCGGGAAAAGTTCTACTGCACGCTCCACATACGT TCTCTTGCCTCCATCTTCCGCAGCCGCGTCGGTGGCGATCAGCAGCGTGACCGTGAGAAAGAGAGCACAATCGACCGCTGTGACGTCGCTATCGAGGACGGCCCAGGCGTCAAGAGTCGGCTGATCGTGAAACTCGTCTTCCGGAATG GTGTCACTTCCACACACCGACTGCCTTTTGAGGTCTCGGTGCCAGTTCACGCAAAGTTCGATCGTGACGAGGCGCTCCACCACTGGACTATCCCTTCAAGGACACTGAGGCAGCTGATGGAGCACTTTGGCCCTGGCGTTGAGCTGCTGGACATCAATTCAGACGGCGAGCACGTCAACTTCACATGCTTcacggagaagacgacgaatGGAGATG AGGTCCTCAAGAAACCGCTGCATACATCAATCGCTATTGAAGTGGACGAGTTCGAAGATATAGAAGTCGAAGACAAACTCCGCATCGTCATTAGCGTCAAGGATTTCCGCGCCATCATCCAGCACGCTGGCATCACCGGCAACCACCTCTCCGCCCGCTATTCCAGCCCCGCCCGCCCGATCCAATTCACGTAtcccggcgacggcatcagCTGCGAGTTTCTGCTGATGACGGTTGGCGAGAGAGGAAACCCGGCCCAGAAGACGAAAAAGGGCAAGGCCAATGCTGCCAACGTCGCCCCGCGACAGCAGCTCGAGGCTGCGTCAAGAAGACAGAGTGCTGCGCCGTCCGAGGTACCGCAGCCTATCGAGCAGCCGCCCGCCCAGAgcatgccgccgcctctgcccGCGGCATCTGCTGCCAAAAGTTCCGTTGCGGCGCGCACATCCTTGTTTGATTTGCGACCGTCTCAGCGTCCTCCCCCTGCAACCATGCGTTCGGAGGGCTTGTTCGTGGATAACGACCAGGAATGGGAACCCGTTagagacgaagaggacgaggatgcggaGGAGAGTGCCAGGCTCGAGTGGGATCACAGCAACCAACCC AATCCATCCGCCATGCACCTGGGCCGGGCCGTTGCCGAAGAGAACGGCGAATACAATCCAACACCCGCTAGCAGTGCAGGTTTGGAGCCGACACAGCGTCTTTCCGATGTCAGACGCCTCGGATTGTTTTACCAAGGTCCATGA
- a CDS encoding RCC1 domain-containing protein, producing MSVLFAIGSNGSGQLGIGHKEDVSVPKQAIFFPEDPDSPVVKMAAGGNHTLLFTRSGELYWSGDPTSGACGLTSAAKTDEPVFQRVQLSKEEREGASGTTALIAATWEASFVVQKDGEGKRTKVYSFGAGQKGELGLGELLVRSPSATLIKEFPPAGTEVVDLAACMGHVVAVLSNGDAYAWGNLRKGQGGSPETVVHLPRKIESVDFKVIRAVCGKDFTCLFGASESGKLLVLGSDKWHIKSTAPESVPEWTDVSASWGNIYVLKKDGELLAWGRDDHGQLPPSNLPTLSRLAVGSEHVIAFTEKGDVLAWGWGEHGNCGPQVENNDVRGRWNVIASSKFIPPGSQIAGIGAGCATSWVTILTG from the coding sequence ATGTCGGTTCTTTTCGCGATCGGCTCCAACGGTTCCGGCCAGCTTGGCATTGGCCACAAGGAAGATGTCTCCGTTCCCAAGcaggccatcttcttcccgGAAGACCCCGATTCCCCCGTAGTcaagatggcggcgggcggAAACCATACGCTGCTCTTCACACGGTCCGGAGAGCTCTACTGGAGTGGAGACCCCACGAGCGGAGCCTGTGGTCTGACATCCGCCGCAAAGACTGACGAACCGGTCTTCCAGAGAGTCCAGCTCAGCAAGGAGGAGCGAGAGGGCGCCTCGGGCACGACAGCTTTGATCGCCGCGACCTGGGAGGCTTCGTTCGTCGTTCAGAAGGATGGTGAGGGAAAGAGGACTAAGGTGTATAGCTTCGGCGCAGGGCAAAAGGGCGAGCTGGgtctcggcgagctgcttGTCCGTTCGCCGTCTGCCACCCTCATCAAGGAGTTTCCTCCAGCTGGAACTGAAGTCGTGGATTTGGCAGCGTGTATGGGTCACGTTGTGGCGGTTCTGAGCAACGGTGACGCATATGCGTGGGGCAATCTTCGAAAGGGTCAAGGCGGAAGCCCCGAGACCGTCGTCCACTTGCCAAGAAAGATCGAAAGCGTCGACTTCAAGGTTATCAGGGCCGTCTGTGGGAAGGATTTTACCTGTCTGTTTGGAGCTTCAGAGTCCGGCAAGCTACTGGTTCTGGGGTCCGACAAATGGCACATCAAATCCACCGCCCCAGAGTCGGTGCCCGAGTGGACGGATGTCAGCGCCAGCTGGGGCAACATTTATGTCCTGAAGAAGGATGGCGAGCTTCTGGCTTGGGGGAGAGACGACCACGGACAGCTGCCGCCATCGAATCTACCCACGTTGTCCAGGCTCGCCGTTGGCAGCGAGCACGTCATTGCGTTCACAGAAAAGGGCGACGTGCTAGCCTGGGGATGGGGCGAGCACGGCAATTGCGGTCCGCAGGTTGAGAACAACGACGTCAGGGGACGGTGGAATGTCATCGCATCATCAAAATTCATTCCGCCTGGCTCTCAGATCGCGGGTATCGGCGCGGGTTGCGCCACTAGCTGGGTGACTATCCTCACCGGTTGA
- a CDS encoding Mpv17/PMP22 family protein, whose translation MSVKFEKDTIKKGVEEVKKGLIGDPLPGTSGKHPISEAIGTAITGGKKNAGSKGYLAAYIKELEQNPLRTKMLTAGTLAGAQELIASFLAKDRNKHGNYFTSRVPKMAAYGALVSAPLGHFLIWALQKTFAGRTSLRAKILQIIVSNLIIAPIQNSVYLTAMALIAGAKTYHQVRATVKVGFWKVMKVSWITSPLCLAFAQKFLPDQLWVPFFNLVAFIVGTYINTITKKKRLAALRKKHFGDGRSPSMGGRPEEYPGPKDYPGPMGGPNPPY comes from the exons ATGTCGGTCAAGTTCGAGAAAGACACGATAAAGAAGGgtgtcgaggaggtcaagaAGGGCCTCATTGGGGACCCTCTGCCCGGCACCAGCGGCAAGCACCCCATCTCCGAGGCCATCGGCACCGCCATCACCGGCGGTAAGAAGAATGCCGGATCCAAGGGCTACCTCGCG GCCTAcatcaaggagctcgagcagAACCCTCTACGCACCAAGATGCTCACTGCCGGTACCCTCGCTGGTGCTCAAGAGCTGATCGCGTCATTCCTCGCCAAGGACCGCAACAAGCATGGCAACTACTTCACCTCACGCGTGCCCAAGATGGCCGCCtacggcgccctcgtcagcGCCCCTCTCGGCCACTTCCTCATCTGGGCCCTGCAGAAGACCTTTGCCGGCCGCACCAGCTTGCGCGCCAAGATCTTGCAGATTATCGTCAGCAACTTGATT ATTGCGCCCATCCAGAACTCCGTCTACCTTACCGCCATGGCCCTCATTGCCGGCGCCAAGACATACCACCAGGTCCGCGCGACTGTCAAGGTTGGGTTCTGGAAGGTCATGAAGGTCAGCTGGATCACCTCCCCGCTGTGCCTGGCCTTTGCCCAGAAGTTCCTCCCTGACCAACTCTGGGTCCCCTTCTTCAACCTGGTTGCCTTCATTGTCGGCACCTATatcaacaccatcaccaagaagaagcgtcTTGCCGCTCTGCGCAAGAAGCACTTCGGTGATGGCCGTTCCCCTTCCATGGGAGGTCGTCCTGAGGAATACCCGGGCCCCAAGGACTACCCTGGCCCGATGGGAGGTCCTAACCCCCCTTACTAA